A part of Methanohalobium evestigatum Z-7303 genomic DNA contains:
- the tsaA gene encoding tRNA (N6-threonylcarbamoyladenosine(37)-N6)-methyltransferase TrmO, with the protein MKYEPIGVIHTDLKERERSPIQPAGAKGIKGYIEIYPEYEKGLEDLEGFSHIYLIYHFHLSNDYSLSVKPFMDSKKHGLFATRAPKRPNPIGISVVRVVDVDENIVHIKDVDIVDGTPLLDIKPYVPDMIVDDKKDIKIGWLENNIHKVKTKKSDSRFTE; encoded by the coding sequence ATGAAATATGAACCAATTGGAGTGATTCATACAGATTTAAAAGAACGTGAGAGGAGCCCCATACAACCAGCAGGTGCCAAAGGGATAAAAGGTTATATAGAAATTTATCCCGAATACGAAAAAGGATTAGAAGACCTCGAAGGATTTTCACATATATATCTTATATATCATTTCCATTTGTCCAATGATTATTCTCTATCTGTTAAGCCATTCATGGACTCCAAAAAACATGGGCTATTCGCAACAAGAGCTCCAAAACGACCTAATCCTATAGGAATTTCTGTAGTTCGTGTTGTAGATGTTGATGAAAACATTGTACATATTAAGGATGTCGATATTGTCGATGGTACACCTCTTTTGGATATCAAACCCTATGTACCAGATATGATTGTGGATGACAAAAAAGATATTAAAATCGGTTGGCTGGAAAACAATATACATAAAGTTAAAACAAAAAAATCCGATAGCAGATTTACAGAATAA
- a CDS encoding FmdE family protein codes for MSFEKAAEFHGHQCPGLAIGYRVAQIALDKFKNRSEDEELVAIVENNSCAVDAIQALTGCTFGKGNFVFKDYGKHVYTFIKRGDEKGIRISLKPQNDPASERHLEIFKKIQNNRATEEEIREFRKIHEQKTVNILEAPENEIFHVENVSDKAPQKAQIFETIICDECGEGVMSSRTKTINEKYVCIPCYEKLC; via the coding sequence ATGAGTTTTGAAAAAGCAGCAGAATTTCACGGCCATCAATGCCCAGGACTTGCAATTGGATATAGAGTAGCCCAAATAGCCCTTGATAAATTCAAAAACCGATCAGAAGATGAAGAACTTGTTGCCATAGTGGAAAACAATTCATGTGCAGTAGATGCAATACAGGCGCTTACAGGATGTACATTTGGTAAAGGGAATTTTGTATTCAAAGATTATGGGAAACATGTGTATACATTCATAAAAAGAGGAGATGAAAAAGGAATAAGGATTTCACTCAAACCCCAAAATGACCCCGCCAGCGAACGTCATCTTGAAATTTTTAAAAAAATACAAAACAATAGAGCAACTGAAGAAGAAATCAGAGAATTTAGAAAAATCCATGAACAAAAAACTGTTAACATACTGGAAGCTCCAGAAAATGAAATTTTCCACGTAGAAAATGTATCTGATAAAGCTCCACAGAAAGCACAGATATTTGAAACTATCATATGTGATGAATGTGGAGAAGGAGTTATGTCATCCAGAACAAAAACCATCAATGAAAAATATGTTTGTATACCATGTTATGAGAAATTATGTTGA
- a CDS encoding toprim domain-containing protein: MHNQNNLKNSIFEYRKHLEQIEQILDVLFQHSEEGDILVVEGKRDICSLEKLGIDGDIETVSNKSLLDFSENVAYTGKSVVILTDWDRRGEILASKLSEYLQTLDTDYDIEIREQLKSLVKKEIKDIESLYTYVVKLRSITGSTSDFADIADEFEYYYHRSYR, encoded by the coding sequence ATGCACAATCAAAACAACCTTAAAAACTCCATTTTTGAATATAGAAAACATCTGGAGCAAATTGAACAAATTCTTGATGTACTTTTTCAGCATTCAGAAGAAGGAGATATTTTAGTAGTAGAAGGCAAACGTGATATATGTTCACTGGAAAAACTCGGGATTGATGGTGATATTGAAACAGTATCCAACAAATCATTACTGGACTTTTCGGAAAATGTCGCTTATACTGGAAAAAGCGTAGTAATATTAACCGATTGGGACCGCAGGGGTGAAATTCTTGCGTCCAAATTATCAGAATACCTGCAAACGCTGGATACTGATTATGATATAGAGATACGTGAACAACTTAAATCACTGGTAAAAAAAGAGATAAAGGATATTGAAAGCCTGTATACATATGTGGTTAAATTAAGGAGTATAACTGGCAGTACATCTGATTTTGCAGATATTGCAGATGAATTTGAATATTATTATCACCGTTCATATCGATGA
- a CDS encoding DUF356 domain-containing protein: protein MKSFAVIRGDNTDKVKIALHDLEQYGKFQFQAKPKQIEPDYADHLLVSVLRVPLKARCKSAALVELDDNAGAVISRLKKIHPPAHIVIVSPRHEAYNELINKSKNYPVFDRGFNNKHESKPINM from the coding sequence ATGAAATCATTTGCAGTAATAAGAGGGGACAACACAGACAAGGTAAAGATTGCCCTTCATGATCTGGAACAATATGGTAAATTCCAGTTTCAGGCTAAACCCAAACAGATAGAACCAGATTATGCAGACCACCTCCTTGTAAGTGTTTTAAGAGTCCCTCTAAAAGCTAGGTGCAAATCTGCTGCACTTGTAGAGTTAGATGACAATGCTGGAGCAGTAATTAGTAGACTAAAAAAAATACACCCACCAGCACATATTGTTATTGTCAGTCCCAGACATGAAGCATATAATGAACTGATAAACAAGTCCAAAAATTATCCAGTTTTTGACAGAGGTTTTAATAACAAACACGAATCTAAACCTATTAACATGTGA
- the proC gene encoding pyrroline-5-carboxylate reductase, with the protein MGLKNKNIGLIGTGKMGSSLIRGILKSNIVDSSNVYASDIYNQSLENLQNELGINVSNDNKQTVMNSDIIILAVKPQVIRKVIAGFKDEMTEDKLVISIAAGVPISEIEDELNSGSKLIRVMPNIAATVGESSSAICPGGNTTNEDVENALEIFKTVGTARVVSEYLMDAFTGVSGSGPAYIFPVIEAMADGAVYEGLDRKNALTFAAQTVLGAAKLVLETDSHPAELKDMVTSPGGTTIRGFHELEEHGIRSAFMDAVIESSKRSRELGK; encoded by the coding sequence ATGGGACTAAAAAATAAAAACATAGGATTAATAGGCACAGGAAAAATGGGGAGTTCCCTCATTCGCGGAATCCTGAAATCAAATATCGTTGACAGCAGTAATGTTTATGCAAGTGATATATACAACCAATCGCTTGAAAATTTACAGAATGAATTGGGGATTAATGTATCCAATGATAATAAACAAACAGTCATGAATTCTGACATAATCATCCTTGCTGTAAAACCTCAAGTAATAAGAAAAGTGATTGCAGGGTTTAAAGATGAAATGACTGAAGATAAACTGGTTATATCGATTGCTGCTGGTGTCCCCATATCAGAAATTGAGGATGAACTAAATTCTGGTTCTAAATTAATAAGGGTCATGCCAAATATTGCTGCAACTGTTGGAGAATCTTCTTCTGCCATATGTCCCGGTGGGAATACAACAAACGAAGATGTTGAAAACGCCCTTGAAATTTTCAAAACTGTCGGAACTGCACGTGTTGTATCTGAATACCTGATGGACGCTTTTACAGGTGTATCTGGAAGCGGACCAGCATATATATTCCCTGTTATTGAAGCAATGGCAGATGGTGCAGTGTATGAAGGACTTGATCGGAAAAACGCGTTGACGTTTGCAGCCCAAACAGTACTTGGTGCTGCCAAGTTAGTTCTTGAAACCGATTCTCATCCTGCAGAACTAAAAGATATGGTCACCTCTCCAGGAGGTACTACTATAAGAGGATTTCATGAACTTGAAGAACATGGCATAAGGTCTGCATTCATGGATGCAGTTATAGAATCATCCAAACGTTCAAGAGAACTGGGTAAATGA
- a CDS encoding multiprotein bridging factor aMBF1, with product MQTTQVQCEICGTEIKGKPTKVNIEGSELEVCSICAQYGTSVETRTQTKQQTNTGKKSATKKPEKKPATKKTRFEGPAYDLVEDYDQIIRDTRERLEWTLEELAAKIKEKESLIKKIERGEITPEDSVRKKLEHTLNIKLTEKVEDVDTGEDNKSKNTTLGDIVKIKRE from the coding sequence ATGCAAACAACACAAGTACAATGCGAAATATGTGGTACAGAAATCAAAGGCAAACCTACTAAAGTAAATATTGAAGGAAGCGAACTTGAAGTTTGTTCAATATGTGCACAGTATGGCACAAGTGTTGAGACCAGAACACAAACAAAACAACAAACAAACACCGGCAAAAAATCGGCTACCAAAAAACCCGAGAAAAAACCAGCAACTAAAAAAACCAGGTTTGAAGGTCCAGCATATGATCTGGTAGAAGATTATGACCAGATTATAAGAGACACAAGAGAACGTCTTGAATGGACACTGGAAGAATTGGCTGCCAAAATAAAAGAGAAAGAATCACTTATCAAAAAGATAGAACGTGGAGAGATCACTCCTGAAGATTCTGTACGCAAAAAACTTGAACATACTCTCAATATAAAGCTTACTGAAAAGGTTGAAGATGTCGATACTGGCGAAGATAATAAATCCAAAAATACCACACTTGGAGACATTGTAAAAATAAAACGTGAGTGA
- a CDS encoding proteasome-activating nucleotidase, translating into MSETTNEDIDENKYEITEENMNENNYKYNINKDRFDENENSYEYLADNEGDFSKYLLDRMKQLEHRNSRLNEQYNQIESEKRYVENQKLKYEREVRKLQAEIDRLKSSPLIIGTVMDVLDNGKLMVRSSTGPQFMVSMSKYLEDEEIEPGTTVALNQQTFAVVDVVQSTEEPMVSAMEVIESQQVDYDQIGGLDEQIKEIIESVEYPLTKPESFARIGISAPKGILLAGPPGTGKTLLAKAVAHRTDASFIRVVGSELVQKYIGEGAKLVREVFEMARKKAPSIVFIDELDAIAAKRLNDTNGADREVQRTLMQLLAEMDGFDERGDVRIIAATNRSDVLDPAILRPGRFDRVITVPMPDVESRENILQIHTRNMAVSDNIDFKKLANLTEGASGADLSAIAMEAGMLAVRNDKGSVETDDFLKAVDKVMNSGNESIEIQPEGMFG; encoded by the coding sequence ATGAGCGAGACTACTAATGAAGACATAGATGAAAATAAATACGAAATTACTGAAGAAAATATGAATGAGAATAATTACAAATACAATATCAACAAAGACAGATTTGATGAAAACGAAAATTCTTATGAATATTTGGCTGATAACGAGGGGGACTTTTCCAAATATCTACTGGACCGCATGAAACAACTTGAGCATCGGAACAGTCGTCTCAATGAGCAGTACAATCAAATTGAGTCTGAAAAACGTTATGTTGAAAATCAAAAGCTCAAATACGAACGTGAAGTTCGCAAATTACAGGCTGAAATAGACCGGTTGAAATCATCTCCATTAATTATTGGAACAGTAATGGATGTACTCGATAATGGTAAATTAATGGTAAGAAGCAGCACCGGTCCGCAGTTTATGGTCAGTATGTCCAAATACTTGGAAGATGAAGAAATAGAACCAGGAACAACAGTAGCACTTAACCAGCAGACTTTTGCTGTTGTTGATGTAGTCCAGTCTACAGAGGAGCCAATGGTATCTGCTATGGAAGTTATTGAATCCCAACAGGTGGATTATGACCAGATAGGTGGACTGGATGAACAGATAAAAGAAATAATTGAATCTGTAGAATATCCACTTACAAAACCAGAATCCTTTGCAAGAATAGGAATATCTGCTCCTAAAGGGATTTTGCTTGCAGGACCACCAGGTACTGGTAAAACACTGCTTGCAAAGGCTGTTGCGCACAGAACCGATGCAAGTTTTATCAGAGTGGTAGGTTCTGAACTTGTTCAGAAATATATCGGTGAAGGTGCAAAACTTGTACGGGAAGTTTTTGAAATGGCACGCAAAAAAGCACCGAGTATTGTATTCATTGATGAACTTGATGCTATAGCTGCAAAGCGTTTGAATGATACCAATGGAGCGGATAGGGAAGTTCAGAGGACATTGATGCAGCTTCTTGCAGAAATGGACGGGTTCGATGAAAGAGGAGATGTCCGAATTATCGCAGCTACCAACAGGTCTGATGTCCTTGATCCGGCAATACTTAGACCTGGTAGATTCGACCGGGTGATAACAGTACCGATGCCGGATGTTGAATCCAGAGAAAACATATTGCAGATACATACCAGAAACATGGCTGTTTCTGATAACATAGATTTCAAAAAGCTTGCAAACCTTACTGAAGGAGCAAGCGGTGCAGACCTGAGTGCTATAGCAATGGAAGCTGGAATGCTTGCTGTACGTAATGATAAGGGATCCGTAGAAACGGATGATTTCTTGAAAGCTGTAGATAAGGTTATGAATTCTGGAAACGAATCTATTGAAATACAGCCAGAAGGTATGTTTGGCTAA
- a CDS encoding DUF2551 domain-containing protein: protein MDSLQLKIKHRLQKFIEKDEDGVRSNILCVFLNKNKLTIDDLYSIITTKYNISRNSVASMVGYIQSKLGIIQSYKKDYKSPTVYYLKDKYAFIIKMVLKQKFTVS from the coding sequence ATGGATTCTCTCCAGCTTAAAATAAAACATAGATTGCAGAAGTTCATCGAAAAGGATGAAGATGGAGTTCGTAGTAATATATTATGTGTGTTTTTAAATAAAAATAAATTAACTATTGATGACTTATATTCAATCATAACAACCAAATATAATATATCCCGGAATTCTGTTGCATCAATGGTGGGGTATATACAATCCAAATTGGGTATAATCCAGTCGTATAAAAAGGACTACAAGTCTCCTACAGTATATTATTTGAAAGATAAATATGCTTTTATAATAAAAATGGTTCTTAAACAAAAATTTACTGTAAGTTAA
- a CDS encoding endonuclease dU: protein MGNISDKNTRLHIKSEIRVLGIDDSALLSDRIMIVGAVFRGGDWLDGVLRSEITRDGMDGTDTIIQMVKPSKHFVQLRVIMLDGITFGGFNPIDIVKLNEETGLPVVAIMRKYPDFEKIESALKYLPEPEKRMDIIKKAGKIAEVTTYADQRGSPLYIQWSGLEEEDARRIVQQTSTRSNIPEPLRVAHLIATGIVFGESRGKA from the coding sequence GTGGGAAATATATCTGATAAAAACACCAGACTTCATATAAAATCAGAGATAAGGGTACTGGGAATTGATGATTCTGCACTTCTTAGTGACAGGATAATGATAGTTGGAGCAGTATTTCGGGGTGGTGACTGGCTGGACGGTGTACTGCGTTCTGAAATCACCCGTGATGGTATGGATGGTACAGATACTATAATACAGATGGTTAAACCGAGCAAACATTTTGTACAACTCAGGGTAATCATGCTTGATGGTATAACATTTGGCGGATTCAATCCCATTGATATTGTAAAGTTAAACGAGGAGACAGGTTTGCCGGTGGTAGCTATAATGCGTAAGTACCCTGATTTTGAAAAGATAGAATCAGCACTTAAATATCTTCCAGAACCAGAAAAACGGATGGATATTATTAAAAAGGCAGGAAAAATTGCAGAAGTAACCACTTATGCCGACCAGAGAGGCAGCCCTTTATACATCCAGTGGTCGGGGTTAGAAGAAGAAGATGCTCGCCGTATTGTACAGCAAACATCTACAAGAAGTAACATCCCTGAACCTTTAAGAGTAGCGCACCTTATAGCCACAGGCATAGTATTCGGGGAGTCCCGGGGTAAGGCCTGA
- the glmM gene encoding phosphoglucosamine mutase, which yields MGLFGTNGVRGIANEEITPELAVDIAKSLGTYLGNNATVAIGRDTRVSGNMIKYAAISGSLSSGLSVIDVDMVPTPSIQYYIKNTRTDAGIIITASHNPREYNGIKLIDGDGTEFSREGEKEVENIYYSKQYNNAGWENTGNLQTDHNVNDYYIKGIINSVDAEKIQKQNFKVVVDTGCGAGSLTLPFLLRKLGCEVITINAQIDGTFPWRNPEPTPDVLEELSEIIRLSGADMGVAQDGDADRAVFTDENGNFVDEEVLLSLVAKNILNQKKGPIVTPVSSSQRMADVAKEAGVELIWTAVGSINVARKMMEMNAVFGGEGNGGLIFPEHQYCRDGAMSCAKLLEIMASGTPLSKLAEDVPEYYNSKTKIPCNNLEHTMECIKKKVHEDNVGIKIDTIDGVKVWFEDGWVLVRPSGTEPIIRVYAESKTMSRAEKLMENGALWIKNCE from the coding sequence ATGGGATTATTTGGAACTAATGGAGTCAGGGGTATAGCCAACGAAGAAATCACACCTGAACTTGCTGTTGATATTGCTAAAAGTCTTGGTACTTATTTGGGCAATAATGCTACTGTAGCCATAGGAAGGGACACAAGGGTTTCAGGAAACATGATCAAATATGCTGCTATATCAGGTTCTCTTTCTTCAGGACTATCAGTTATTGATGTCGATATGGTACCTACACCATCTATACAGTACTACATAAAAAATACCAGAACTGATGCAGGTATAATTATTACTGCATCCCATAATCCTCGAGAATATAACGGGATTAAATTGATAGATGGTGATGGAACTGAATTTTCTCGAGAAGGGGAAAAAGAAGTGGAAAATATCTATTATTCAAAACAATATAATAATGCAGGATGGGAAAATACAGGTAATTTGCAGACAGATCATAATGTTAACGATTATTACATAAAAGGTATCATTAATTCAGTAGATGCGGAAAAAATCCAAAAGCAGAATTTCAAGGTTGTAGTGGATACAGGATGTGGTGCAGGTTCACTCACTCTCCCCTTTTTGCTCAGAAAACTGGGTTGTGAAGTGATAACAATCAATGCCCAGATTGATGGCACATTCCCATGGAGAAATCCTGAACCTACTCCAGACGTATTGGAAGAACTTTCAGAAATTATACGCCTCAGCGGTGCTGATATGGGCGTCGCACAGGATGGTGATGCAGATCGCGCTGTGTTTACAGATGAAAACGGGAACTTTGTAGATGAAGAAGTACTGCTTTCATTGGTGGCTAAGAATATATTGAACCAGAAAAAAGGACCAATTGTAACCCCTGTAAGCTCTTCCCAGCGTATGGCTGATGTTGCAAAGGAAGCAGGTGTTGAACTTATCTGGACTGCTGTAGGTTCCATAAATGTAGCCCGGAAAATGATGGAGATGAACGCTGTATTTGGTGGAGAAGGTAATGGTGGGCTAATATTCCCAGAACATCAATACTGCAGGGACGGTGCAATGTCATGTGCAAAGCTACTTGAAATAATGGCATCAGGTACACCACTGTCAAAGCTTGCTGAAGATGTTCCTGAATATTATAATTCCAAAACAAAGATACCCTGCAATAATCTGGAACACACCATGGAATGTATAAAGAAAAAGGTACATGAAGATAATGTAGGTATCAAAATTGATACAATAGATGGTGTCAAAGTATGGTTTGAAGATGGATGGGTTCTTGTAAGACCATCAGGAACAGAACCAATAATAAGAGTATACGCTGAATCAAAAACAATGAGCAGAGCAGAAAAACTTATGGAAAACGGTGCTCTTTGGATTAAAAATTGTGAATAA
- a CDS encoding GNAT family N-acetyltransferase produces MDSDIRIREATNVDLLSVRLLLSTCFLEMDDVAIDDFIVAETIDRTKIIGIAAEVNQNHPEIHTVAVHPNYRAKGIGSKLVRYILNRQPEQRERIYVHTVAPEFFNKLGFLRADEVYYRGYITMYYPLI; encoded by the coding sequence ATGGATTCGGATATAAGAATAAGGGAAGCTACTAATGTAGATTTGTTATCTGTTCGGTTGCTTCTGTCCACCTGTTTTCTCGAGATGGATGATGTAGCTATAGATGATTTTATTGTTGCTGAAACCATTGATAGAACAAAAATAATCGGTATAGCCGCAGAAGTAAACCAAAACCATCCCGAGATTCATACAGTTGCAGTGCATCCAAATTACCGGGCGAAAGGCATTGGCTCAAAACTTGTAAGGTATATTCTGAACAGACAGCCAGAGCAAAGAGAAAGAATTTATGTACATACTGTTGCACCTGAATTTTTTAATAAACTCGGGTTTTTAAGGGCGGATGAAGTATATTATAGAGGATATATAACTATGTATTATCCTTTAATATAA
- a CDS encoding DUF166 domain-containing protein, with protein MKISVLYTGAFGEKVIGNLINNTNFCTSCGELLCDHCRSVRKGISHLIVQTYEFQEDLPELIDDPAEYIPENLSETDLILAIDLHPDLLTVLPEIARRTKSSAVISPVERPQLAPPGLVEQVKHELENAGVEAEFPKPFCSLEKTGKKIIDQFVDLGFGRPLLKIELNTDNDTFRFVRVLRDAPCGSTWFVAKQLTGTDVDNYKETVSKAHHSYPCTASMEKDVELGDTILHQAGFIIRKSVEEGMSENNG; from the coding sequence ATGAAAATCAGTGTATTATACACCGGAGCATTTGGTGAGAAAGTAATAGGCAACCTTATCAATAATACAAATTTTTGTACTTCTTGTGGTGAGTTACTCTGTGACCACTGCCGAAGTGTACGTAAAGGTATATCTCATTTGATAGTACAAACATATGAGTTCCAAGAGGATCTGCCCGAGTTAATTGATGACCCTGCAGAATATATTCCTGAAAATTTGTCAGAAACAGACCTTATTCTTGCCATTGATTTGCATCCTGATTTATTGACCGTACTTCCAGAAATAGCCAGAAGAACAAAATCTTCAGCAGTTATATCACCTGTTGAGAGACCCCAACTTGCACCACCGGGACTTGTCGAGCAGGTGAAACATGAACTTGAAAATGCAGGAGTAGAAGCAGAGTTCCCTAAGCCTTTTTGCTCTCTCGAAAAAACCGGTAAAAAAATAATAGACCAGTTTGTTGATTTGGGTTTTGGAAGACCGCTGTTAAAAATAGAACTGAATACAGACAACGATACTTTCAGGTTCGTCCGTGTATTAAGGGATGCACCATGCGGTTCGACATGGTTTGTAGCCAAACAACTTACAGGTACAGATGTAGATAATTACAAAGAAACGGTTTCAAAAGCCCATCATTCTTATCCGTGCACAGCAAGCATGGAAAAGGATGTAGAATTGGGTGATACCATTTTGCATCAGGCAGGATTTATAATACGAAAAAGTGTAGAAGAAGGGATGTCGGAAAATAATGGATAA
- a CDS encoding DUF5830 family protein has product MDNRTNNIDKGLEIIAALDVNQLQPIELRDILYYTVAKNYEVVDEILSSAIGEGIVEKRDDIYHLNPEASSLEFEKPRIIKQDDKSRCKLCGKSLNTSYYIEFESDTIGPYGSTCVRKIHLNYID; this is encoded by the coding sequence ATGGATAACAGAACCAATAATATTGACAAGGGACTGGAAATTATCGCGGCACTGGATGTTAATCAGTTACAACCGATTGAACTCAGGGATATTTTATATTATACAGTTGCGAAAAATTACGAGGTTGTAGATGAAATTTTATCGTCTGCGATTGGTGAAGGTATAGTGGAAAAAAGAGATGATATCTATCATTTAAATCCTGAAGCATCTTCACTTGAATTCGAAAAACCCAGAATAATAAAACAGGATGACAAAAGTAGATGTAAACTCTGCGGAAAGTCCTTAAATACCAGCTACTATATTGAATTTGAATCGGACACTATTGGTCCTTATGGTTCAACCTGTGTCAGAAAAATTCATCTAAACTACATTGATTAA
- a CDS encoding nucleoside 2-deoxyribosyltransferase — protein sequence MDTSKKVYIAGPLFSEGELDFNKKLRDAVAKKGFPVYLPQEHTEDTVDMRHEHKQNYIFQNNVEIIDDSDIILAVLDGADVDSGTAWEIGYAYAKGKMIFGLRTDFRTMGSEGMVNLMIDQSADAIAFDIPGVLEIFEQ from the coding sequence TTGGACACCAGCAAAAAAGTATACATCGCAGGACCTCTGTTTTCTGAAGGTGAACTGGATTTTAACAAAAAATTAAGAGATGCCGTCGCTAAAAAAGGATTTCCTGTATACCTGCCGCAGGAACATACAGAAGATACTGTAGATATGCGTCATGAACATAAACAAAATTATATATTCCAGAATAATGTTGAAATCATCGATGATTCGGATATAATTCTTGCAGTCCTTGATGGTGCAGATGTTGATTCAGGTACTGCATGGGAAATCGGATACGCCTATGCAAAGGGAAAAATGATATTTGGTCTTAGAACCGATTTCAGGACAATGGGTTCAGAGGGCATGGTTAACCTCATGATAGATCAGTCAGCAGATGCGATTGCGTTTGATATACCCGGAGTTCTGGAAATATTCGAGCAATAA
- a CDS encoding dihydrolipoyl dehydrogenase, producing MINYDLIIIGTGSGMNFVNAIIDSNPEIKIAVIDKDAPGGICLTRGCIPSKLLIYPAELIRDIESAERFGINVDIQNIDFKNIMDNMRDKISSDINMIRQGLSESKNVDYYPESAEFVEPYTMKVGNETIYSDMIFICTGSKPVIPPVKSLNEVGYLTSDTVLEMDNLPGSIAVIGGGYIAAEYGHFFSAMGSNVTLIGRNPQFVPEEEPEISALATNKMSGYMNLYTNHEAVEVQNEDNKKKVIFKDRGSGEHKEITVDDILVATGRGPNTDILRPEKGGIETDEKGWIKVDDHLETSKPNVWALGDANGKYLLKHVANYESNVVYQNAILNRNIEVDYHAVPHAVFSHPEIASVGLKEKEAVEIYGEDNIIIGFYSYEETAKGQAMKVQDDFVKIIMEYSSEKILGAHIIGPYASILIHQIIPLMYTPDQSAAPIMDSMTIHPSLSEVVTNAFYFLMPVHHYHHILEHLGLDEYTGYRTGQ from the coding sequence ATGATAAACTATGACCTTATTATAATCGGAACTGGTTCTGGAATGAATTTTGTAAATGCTATTATCGATAGTAACCCAGAAATTAAAATCGCAGTAATTGATAAGGATGCACCTGGGGGAATATGCCTCACAAGAGGCTGTATTCCCTCCAAATTATTGATTTACCCTGCAGAACTTATAAGAGATATTGAATCGGCTGAACGTTTCGGGATTAATGTAGATATACAAAATATTGATTTTAAAAACATTATGGATAATATGAGGGATAAAATATCATCTGACATCAATATGATTAGACAAGGGTTGTCAGAAAGCAAAAATGTGGATTATTATCCAGAATCAGCAGAATTTGTGGAACCTTATACAATGAAAGTAGGCAACGAAACTATATATTCTGATATGATTTTTATCTGTACAGGGTCAAAGCCTGTAATTCCGCCTGTTAAAAGTCTAAATGAAGTGGGGTATCTGACAAGTGATACAGTCCTTGAAATGGATAATCTTCCTGGAAGTATAGCTGTCATAGGTGGGGGATATATAGCCGCTGAATACGGTCATTTCTTTTCAGCAATGGGTTCAAATGTGACTCTGATAGGACGCAATCCTCAGTTTGTTCCCGAAGAAGAACCTGAAATATCGGCTCTTGCTACGAATAAAATGTCTGGCTATATGAACCTCTATACCAACCATGAAGCTGTTGAAGTTCAAAATGAAGATAACAAAAAGAAGGTAATTTTTAAGGATAGAGGTAGTGGAGAGCATAAAGAGATAACAGTGGATGATATACTGGTAGCCACCGGCAGAGGTCCGAATACAGATATACTACGCCCTGAAAAAGGGGGTATAGAAACCGATGAAAAAGGCTGGATAAAAGTAGATGACCATCTTGAAACGTCCAAACCCAATGTTTGGGCATTAGGAGATGCAAATGGCAAATATCTTCTCAAACACGTGGCAAATTATGAATCCAATGTTGTATATCAGAATGCAATATTAAATCGTAATATAGAGGTGGATTATCATGCAGTGCCCCATGCTGTTTTTTCCCATCCTGAAATTGCTTCAGTGGGTTTGAAAGAAAAGGAAGCTGTTGAAATATACGGGGAAGATAATATAATCATCGGATTTTACAGTTATGAGGAGACTGCCAAGGGTCAGGCAATGAAGGTTCAGGATGATTTTGTAAAAATTATCATGGAATATAGTTCAGAAAAAATCCTTGGAGCGCATATAATAGGTCCTTATGCATCGATTTTAATTCACCAGATAATACCTTTAATGTATACACCAGACCAGAGCGCTGCTCCAATCATGGACAGTATGACGATTCATCCATCACTTAGCGAAGTTGTTACAAATGCGTTCTATTTCCTGATGCCTGTTCATCATTATCACCATATACTTGAACATCTGGGATTGGATGAATACACTGGTTATAGAACCGGTCAATAA